A region of Candidatus Roizmanbacteria bacterium DNA encodes the following proteins:
- a CDS encoding PBP1A family penicillin-binding protein, protein MWITHLSLPMIIGIFSLVMILFIISGVATYIYFVSDLATPERLMNRNNTGLILMDRKEEPFFRTAEARELEIYPIENMPEYVPKAFIAIEDDEFYEHPGFSLRGILRSVVANVRQTSYAQGGSTITQQLVKNALLSPEKTIRRKYQELILSMEVERRYSKDEILEMYLNSIYFGAGAYGIEAAAQTYFDKEVSALTVEEAAVLAALPKAPSALTPFGGNRERLFARQKLILEQMGIDPETVSEVRFAEQEEETQSDIAPHFAVWLREYLYQKYGEENVNRLGFRVVTTLDRDMQLTGQTLVKQHIANLGRRDASNAGLVAINPKTGEILTMVGSVDWSNEEFGKYNIAFAKRQPGSTFKPIVYAEAFVKGKHPSDIIKDEPININGYQPKNSDGQFRGDVTIRYALGNSLNIPAVKLLEFTGVKDAVDLARTMGVLSLDPDQDYGLSLVLGGGEVELFEITRAYGVFATNGKLVPSHPILSITDKFGNEIYRYHPNTVTEDEQFSVSSLFSSFLKPNEPFEDRLIGGTKTENVLDSAAAYMITSILSDNNARKDVFGEQNWLTLGRPAAAKTGTTNDYKDAWTIGYTPDLVAGVWVGNNDGTPMNGLYGSQSAAPIWHGFMQKALAGTEVKQFERPASLIEVKICKATNSYCSLCSDEDSYSEYYSKRYMPVENCTAITATPTPSPSQEPTGQPTDEPPTNTPSPSPSPSKAPSPSPTQIVIPILSNTPTPATGTTPSPTMGIQLP, encoded by the coding sequence ATGTGGATCACACATCTCAGTCTCCCTATGATAATCGGGATATTTTCATTGGTCATGATTCTCTTTATCATTTCAGGCGTGGCAACATACATTTATTTTGTCTCTGACCTTGCCACCCCCGAACGATTGATGAACCGGAATAATACAGGACTTATTCTTATGGACCGAAAGGAAGAGCCTTTTTTTCGTACTGCTGAAGCACGTGAACTTGAAATCTATCCCATTGAAAACATGCCTGAGTATGTCCCGAAAGCATTTATTGCAATTGAAGATGATGAATTTTATGAGCATCCGGGATTCTCTCTTCGTGGAATTCTGAGGTCGGTTGTCGCGAACGTGAGACAGACATCATATGCGCAGGGAGGTTCTACAATAACCCAGCAGCTTGTCAAAAATGCACTACTATCACCCGAAAAAACAATCCGCCGGAAATATCAGGAACTGATTCTTTCCATGGAAGTAGAGCGTCGATACAGCAAAGATGAAATACTTGAGATGTACCTCAACTCAATCTACTTTGGAGCGGGAGCATATGGAATTGAGGCGGCAGCTCAAACGTATTTTGATAAGGAAGTATCAGCTCTTACCGTCGAAGAGGCAGCTGTTTTGGCTGCTCTTCCGAAAGCTCCTTCAGCGCTCACTCCTTTCGGAGGAAATCGAGAACGACTGTTTGCACGTCAAAAACTCATTCTAGAACAGATGGGCATAGACCCTGAGACCGTGTCCGAAGTAAGGTTTGCAGAACAAGAAGAAGAAACCCAAAGCGATATTGCTCCACATTTTGCCGTCTGGCTCAGAGAGTATTTATACCAGAAATACGGAGAGGAAAATGTGAATCGATTGGGGTTCCGTGTCGTCACAACACTTGATCGTGATATGCAGCTGACGGGACAAACGCTCGTCAAACAGCATATTGCCAATCTCGGAAGACGGGATGCCAGTAACGCCGGCCTGGTTGCGATTAACCCCAAAACAGGCGAAATTCTAACAATGGTTGGCAGCGTTGACTGGAGTAACGAAGAATTCGGGAAATACAATATTGCATTTGCAAAACGTCAGCCCGGATCGACATTCAAGCCGATTGTATACGCTGAAGCCTTTGTAAAAGGAAAGCACCCCAGTGACATTATTAAAGACGAGCCGATCAATATCAACGGATATCAGCCTAAAAATTCGGACGGGCAGTTCCGCGGAGATGTCACAATCAGATACGCGCTGGGCAATTCACTAAATATTCCTGCAGTTAAATTACTCGAATTTACGGGCGTGAAAGATGCGGTTGACTTGGCACGTACAATGGGCGTCCTTTCCCTCGACCCGGATCAAGACTACGGTCTTTCTCTCGTACTGGGCGGCGGTGAAGTTGAGCTATTCGAGATAACACGTGCATACGGTGTTTTTGCTACAAACGGCAAACTGGTCCCGTCACATCCGATCCTTTCGATCACCGACAAATTCGGCAATGAAATATACCGATACCACCCGAACACCGTCACTGAAGATGAACAGTTTTCCGTTTCTTCCTTATTCAGCTCATTCCTAAAGCCCAACGAACCGTTTGAAGACCGGCTGATCGGCGGTACTAAAACCGAAAATGTCCTGGATAGTGCGGCGGCATATATGATTACTTCCATTCTCTCAGACAATAATGCAAGAAAAGATGTCTTCGGTGAGCAAAACTGGCTCACTCTCGGACGTCCTGCAGCTGCTAAAACCGGTACGACAAACGATTACAAGGACGCATGGACTATCGGATACACGCCTGATCTCGTCGCCGGTGTTTGGGTAGGTAATAATGACGGGACACCCATGAACGGACTCTACGGATCACAATCCGCAGCTCCAATCTGGCATGGGTTTATGCAAAAAGCACTTGCCGGCACCGAAGTAAAACAGTTCGAAAGACCGGCATCGCTTATTGAAGTAAAGATCTGTAAAGCAACGAATTCGTATTGTAGTCTCTGCAGCGATGAAGATTCCTACAGTGAATACTATTCTAAAAGATACATGCCTGTTGAAAATTGTACGGCGATCACGGCAACTCCGACCCCCAGTCCTTCCCAGGAACCGACGGGACAACCTACTGATGAGCCTCCCACAAACACACCCTCACCGTCTCCTTCTCCTTCGAAAGCGCCAAGCCCCTCACCTACTCAAATAGTCATCCCGATTCTTTCAAATACCCCAACGCCCGCAACAGGAACTACCCCCTCACCTACGATGGGTATCCAGCTGCCTTAA
- the dprA gene encoding DNA-protecting protein DprA — translation MSRTTKYSLSFSYTSGVGPTRFDALLQVFGTVQKAYQASRDELVQVIGPHFASAFVTVRQTLDPDLEIRRLANQGIMVIDRENVLFPKCLREISDPPICLYVKGDISSYDWDTDFLFAVVGTRNPTEYGKMITTKFSKELAENNAVIVSGMAMGVDALAHWAAIHAGSRTIAFLGCGVNIVYPAVNSHLYKEILRNNGLIISEFPPDNGTIKGHFITRNRLISGISQGVLVAEGLIDSGSLITARYALAQGKEVFAPPSPINSAFSKAPNLLLKEGAKLVTDVEDILEEFHMHKLTSAKQPVLDGLEKQVYDVLSKEAFTTDDLSRALNIPVFHVLQLLSSLELSGIIEKNATGKYQVVI, via the coding sequence ATGAGCAGAACAACTAAATATAGCCTCAGCTTTTCATATACCTCCGGTGTCGGACCTACCAGATTTGATGCCTTACTTCAGGTATTCGGTACTGTACAGAAAGCATATCAGGCGTCACGCGACGAATTGGTACAAGTGATCGGTCCGCATTTTGCATCAGCATTTGTAACCGTACGTCAAACTTTAGATCCTGACCTTGAAATACGGCGGCTGGCTAATCAGGGAATTATGGTTATTGACCGCGAAAATGTACTGTTTCCGAAGTGTTTACGCGAAATAAGTGATCCTCCAATCTGCCTTTATGTAAAAGGCGACATCTCCAGCTATGACTGGGATACAGATTTTTTATTTGCTGTAGTAGGTACCCGAAATCCGACTGAGTACGGGAAGATGATTACCACAAAATTCAGCAAAGAACTTGCAGAAAATAATGCCGTAATCGTCTCAGGCATGGCTATGGGAGTGGATGCTTTAGCTCATTGGGCCGCTATTCATGCCGGTTCCAGAACGATTGCGTTCCTCGGCTGCGGAGTAAATATTGTTTATCCTGCCGTGAACAGTCATTTATACAAGGAAATTTTACGAAACAACGGTCTGATTATTTCTGAGTTCCCTCCGGACAACGGGACAATAAAAGGTCATTTTATAACACGAAACCGTCTTATTTCCGGCATATCCCAGGGAGTGCTTGTGGCTGAAGGTTTGATAGATTCCGGTTCACTGATCACGGCACGCTATGCATTGGCGCAGGGGAAAGAGGTTTTTGCTCCGCCATCTCCTATCAACTCAGCATTCTCAAAGGCTCCGAACTTACTTCTGAAAGAAGGAGCGAAGCTTGTGACGGATGTAGAGGACATTCTTGAGGAGTTTCATATGCACAAGCTGACATCTGCAAAACAACCGGTTCTGGACGGTCTTGAAAAGCAGGTGTATGATGTCCTTTCAAAAGAAGCATTTACCACAGATGATCTCTCGCGTGCTCTGAATATTCCCGTATTTCACGTTTTGCAGCTACTTTCAAGTCTGGAATTGTCAGGAATTATTGAAAAAAATGCAACGGGCAAGTATCAGGTTGTGATCTAG
- a CDS encoding RpiB/LacA/LacB family sugar-phosphate isomerase, giving the protein MTIFIGADHRGYHLKNELIEYLQNKNIRVEDLGNYEHNPEDDFPDFSHKVAEAVLQNPEEFLGIVICGSGVGVSISANRYKGIYCGLAFNKDQVKSAREHDHINVLALPSDSVSPPQAQELVDIFIETEPLKKEKYLRRLHKIDQSGQ; this is encoded by the coding sequence ATGACTATCTTCATCGGCGCAGACCACCGTGGATATCACCTCAAAAATGAATTGATTGAGTATCTTCAAAATAAAAACATACGTGTGGAAGACCTGGGGAATTATGAGCACAACCCGGAAGACGATTTCCCCGATTTCTCCCATAAAGTTGCCGAGGCTGTGCTGCAAAATCCGGAAGAATTTCTCGGAATAGTGATTTGCGGTTCAGGTGTGGGAGTAAGTATATCTGCCAATCGTTATAAAGGTATTTACTGCGGTCTGGCATTTAACAAAGATCAGGTCAAAAGTGCCCGTGAACACGACCATATTAATGTCTTGGCGCTACCTTCGGATTCGGTATCGCCCCCACAGGCACAGGAACTGGTTGATATCTTTATTGAGACAGAACCTTTGAAGAAAGAAAAGTATCTCCGCAGGCTTCATAAAATCGATCAGTCAGGACAATAA
- a CDS encoding TatD family hydrolase has protein sequence MFDTHCHLNFKRYKKTLSDVIKNAHDSGVSLITIPGTDVKTSKKAIEIAEAYDWLFAAVGIHPHHVYNLLKREDITVESELSEIELLLQSHKVVAIGEVGMDRHVYEETIYREYNISPEFISVQKRLLGLQIDLAVKHKKSLILHNREAKEDLLPLLEEKWTPQLEGRAVFHCCEPDLDLLQFARDHNIFIGVDGDVTYDTDKQRFIQKVPLEMLVIETDSPYILPEPLLTEKKYPNEPKNIVYTAEKVASLKGISAENLIHETTKNGKRLFAL, from the coding sequence ATGTTTGATACACACTGTCATCTGAATTTTAAACGCTACAAAAAGACACTGTCTGATGTTATTAAAAACGCTCACGATAGTGGAGTTTCATTAATAACCATACCGGGAACGGACGTTAAAACATCAAAAAAGGCAATAGAAATCGCCGAAGCATATGACTGGCTATTTGCTGCTGTCGGCATACACCCTCACCATGTATACAACTTACTGAAACGGGAAGATATTACCGTTGAGAGTGAGTTGTCAGAGATAGAATTGCTGCTACAATCACACAAAGTGGTAGCTATCGGTGAAGTAGGAATGGACAGGCATGTTTATGAGGAGACAATATACAGGGAATACAATATATCTCCGGAATTTATATCTGTCCAAAAACGGTTACTCGGGTTGCAGATTGATCTTGCTGTTAAGCACAAAAAATCACTGATTCTTCATAATAGGGAGGCAAAAGAAGATTTGTTGCCGTTGCTTGAAGAGAAATGGACTCCTCAATTGGAAGGTAGAGCTGTTTTTCACTGTTGTGAGCCGGACCTTGACTTGCTTCAGTTTGCGCGTGATCACAACATCTTTATCGGTGTAGACGGAGATGTAACTTATGATACTGATAAGCAGCGTTTTATTCAGAAGGTTCCGCTTGAGATGCTCGTTATCGAGACTGACAGTCCGTATATACTTCCTGAACCTCTCCTTACGGAAAAAAAATATCCGAATGAGCCGAAAAATATTGTGTACACTGCTGAAAAAGTAGCTTCCTTAAAAGGAATCTCGGCGGAAAATCTCATTCACGAAACAACAAAAAACGGCAAAAGATTATTTGCTCTATAA
- a CDS encoding glycosyltransferase family 4 protein, producing the protein MKTIAVYDPTATDQQSRVRGIGRYFQTLKETFNSISTPHPVGNVNPSLYQEQPANPSDNLYFNYLSELKSLRPEMIFLNPFFNPVQKPLFSGKKTHKQLAVIHDLIPLKYKKNYPTGLRGWWYNFLNKRAIKKYDLIITDSEVSKKDIVTLYKVPAEKVRVIYPTVSRLFLPHLDTSEESPAHHHPFHKENNQIIPEFSRLPLDQITKNELLKNLKDFAIYVGDATWNKNLPNLARALKMTNITCVFVGNVFSEANVKQLSVKPHPWQKSLYEFLQLAQNDKRFIFPGFISDLELLLLYSNARMNLLMSYDEGFGYSFAEAGYMSTPSVLADIPIFREIAGEAAVFANPQDPKDIAQKMSELFYDKVRHEKLSIRAFDRAQSYNPSRFQKEWLGLLQII; encoded by the coding sequence ATGAAAACTATTGCAGTATATGACCCTACGGCTACAGATCAGCAAAGCAGAGTACGGGGTATAGGTCGCTATTTTCAGACGCTTAAAGAAACCTTTAACTCAATTTCTACTCCACATCCCGTTGGAAATGTTAACCCTTCACTGTATCAAGAACAGCCAGCAAACCCTTCTGACAATCTCTATTTCAACTACTTATCGGAACTAAAATCTCTTCGTCCTGAGATGATTTTTCTAAATCCCTTTTTTAATCCGGTACAAAAGCCTTTATTTTCGGGAAAGAAAACCCATAAACAGTTAGCAGTTATTCATGATCTCATACCGCTAAAATACAAAAAAAATTATCCAACTGGATTACGCGGATGGTGGTACAACTTTTTAAACAAACGGGCAATAAAAAAATATGATCTCATTATCACCGACTCTGAGGTTAGTAAAAAAGACATCGTAACATTGTATAAAGTCCCTGCGGAAAAAGTTCGGGTAATATACCCAACTGTAAGCCGCCTGTTTTTGCCTCATTTAGATACTTCCGAAGAATCACCCGCACATCACCATCCTTTTCACAAAGAAAACAATCAAATAATCCCTGAATTCAGCAGACTTCCGCTTGATCAGATCACCAAGAATGAATTATTAAAAAATCTTAAAGACTTTGCAATCTATGTCGGAGACGCTACCTGGAATAAAAATCTCCCGAACTTAGCACGGGCTTTAAAAATGACGAACATTACCTGTGTATTTGTCGGGAATGTATTTAGCGAAGCAAACGTAAAACAACTATCGGTGAAACCGCATCCCTGGCAAAAATCACTTTATGAATTTCTGCAGCTGGCACAAAATGATAAACGGTTTATTTTCCCCGGTTTCATCTCGGATTTGGAACTACTGTTACTTTATTCGAATGCCCGCATGAATCTGTTGATGTCTTATGATGAGGGATTCGGTTATTCATTTGCGGAAGCAGGATATATGAGTACTCCGAGTGTCCTTGCCGATATCCCGATCTTCCGTGAAATTGCCGGCGAGGCAGCCGTATTTGCTAATCCCCAGGACCCGAAGGATATAGCGCAGAAAATGAGCGAACTTTTTTATGATAAAGTACGGCATGAGAAACTGAGCATCCGGGCATTTGATCGGGCACAGAGCTATAATCCTTCCCGCTTTCAAAAAGAATGGCTGGGATTGTTACAAATAATCTGA
- the thyA gene encoding thymidylate synthase, whose amino-acid sequence MQTSEQQYLNLLKDILENGIYKDDRTGTGTYSLFGRQIRFNLQEGFPLLTTKKVFLKGIIHELLWFLQGESNIKYLVDNNVHIWDDWPYRFYKESVEKENKQPLTQTEFIEEIKKSDIFAKKWGELGPVYGVQWRHWKTPEGGEIDQISKLIDEIKKNPNSRRLIVSAWNAADIEEMAKAGLPPCHTMFQFYVVDGKLSCQLYQRSADVFLGVPFNIASYALLLMMVAQVTGLEPGDFVHTFGDVHIYKNHLDQVKEQLKRDIRPFPTIKLNSHVKSIFDFTFEDFTLENYNPHPPIKAKVAV is encoded by the coding sequence ATGCAGACCTCAGAACAACAATATCTAAACCTTTTGAAAGACATCCTCGAAAACGGTATTTACAAGGACGATCGGACAGGAACCGGTACTTATAGTCTGTTTGGTAGACAAATTCGATTTAACTTACAGGAAGGGTTTCCTCTACTTACTACAAAAAAAGTCTTCTTAAAAGGCATTATTCATGAGCTGCTTTGGTTTTTACAGGGAGAATCAAATATAAAATATTTGGTTGATAATAACGTACATATCTGGGATGACTGGCCATATCGATTTTACAAAGAGTCAGTCGAGAAAGAAAACAAACAGCCTTTAACTCAAACGGAATTTATTGAAGAAATAAAAAAATCTGATATATTCGCTAAAAAGTGGGGCGAGCTCGGACCTGTATATGGCGTGCAATGGCGCCATTGGAAAACACCCGAAGGCGGAGAGATTGATCAAATTTCCAAATTGATTGACGAAATTAAGAAAAATCCGAACTCGCGTCGGCTTATAGTCAGTGCCTGGAATGCAGCCGATATTGAGGAGATGGCAAAAGCTGGACTTCCTCCCTGCCACACTATGTTTCAGTTCTATGTTGTTGACGGAAAGCTTTCCTGTCAGCTGTATCAAAGAAGCGCCGATGTATTTCTGGGAGTACCTTTCAATATCGCGTCCTATGCTTTACTTTTGATGATGGTAGCACAAGTAACCGGTTTAGAGCCCGGGGACTTCGTGCACACATTCGGAGATGTCCATATATACAAAAATCATCTTGATCAAGTCAAAGAACAACTCAAAAGAGATATTCGTCCCTTCCCTACTATAAAACTAAATTCTCATGTCAAATCGATTTTTGATTTTACCTTTGAAGATTTTACTCTTGAAAACTACAATCCACATCCACCGATAAAAGCAAAAGTAGCGGTATAG
- the dut gene encoding dUTP diphosphatase, producing the protein MNIRIKRIDSSLPLPEYQTEGSVAFDLYAREKTTVQPWSPTIIPANIIVEVPEGYFLMLASRSSTPIKKNLIIANSIGVIDQDYHGDKDEIGIQVLNFSKENVTVEKGERIAQALLVQIAKVETFVEVKSIKETSRGGFGSTG; encoded by the coding sequence ATGAATATTCGCATAAAACGAATTGATTCTTCTCTCCCATTACCTGAATATCAGACAGAAGGCTCCGTTGCATTTGATTTGTATGCTCGTGAAAAAACAACCGTTCAGCCCTGGTCTCCTACCATTATTCCTGCAAATATAATCGTGGAAGTACCTGAAGGTTATTTTTTAATGCTTGCCAGTCGCAGCTCTACACCTATAAAAAAAAACCTGATAATTGCAAATAGTATTGGAGTCATAGATCAAGATTATCACGGAGATAAAGATGAAATCGGCATACAGGTTTTGAATTTTTCTAAGGAAAATGTCACTGTCGAAAAAGGAGAAAGGATTGCCCAGGCACTACTAGTCCAAATTGCTAAAGTCGAGACATTCGTTGAAGTCAAAAGTATTAAAGAGACATCACGCGGAGGATTCGGAAGCACCGGATAA
- a CDS encoding methionyl-tRNA formyltransferase: MNIAYFGSPQLSELLLDRLLEKNLPISLVITQPDKPAGKRLEITATAVKNNAVVHNIEFFDKPLKKYEDELLSIIREKKITLGILFAYGEILSTSLLKSIPFGIWNVHPSLLPKYRGPSPIVYPLILGEAETGTTLMQMNQGLDQGDILMQTSVSIKARDKREQIEQKLVALAEQQIFYALSLLKTNSLQSKQQEEHLATYTRLLKKKDGFITQTFISQALNNKNVTFEQLPEILQRYHVKNNIPPKKNYDAGPVLYHLYQGLHPWPGVWTTIKVGPNEKRLKLLDMTFEDNTPQLRQVQLEGKRAVEFSVFNKAYNCF, from the coding sequence ATGAATATTGCTTACTTTGGTTCTCCGCAATTATCTGAATTACTTTTAGATAGGCTTTTAGAAAAAAACTTACCGATAAGCCTCGTTATAACCCAGCCAGACAAACCAGCCGGAAAAAGGTTGGAAATAACAGCTACTGCAGTAAAAAACAATGCAGTAGTTCACAACATCGAATTCTTTGATAAACCGCTAAAAAAATACGAGGATGAATTACTCTCTATTATCCGTGAAAAAAAAATTACTTTGGGAATTTTGTTCGCATATGGTGAGATCCTTTCAACAAGCCTGTTGAAAAGCATCCCTTTCGGAATATGGAATGTTCATCCTTCTTTATTACCCAAATATCGCGGACCTTCTCCGATTGTATATCCACTAATACTTGGCGAAGCTGAAACCGGAACTACGCTCATGCAAATGAATCAAGGATTAGACCAAGGTGACATACTTATGCAAACATCCGTATCCATAAAAGCGAGAGATAAGCGTGAGCAGATCGAGCAAAAGCTTGTGGCACTTGCGGAACAACAGATCTTTTACGCTCTGTCATTGCTTAAAACGAATTCCCTCCAAAGTAAGCAGCAGGAAGAACATCTTGCTACTTATACGAGACTTTTAAAGAAAAAAGACGGCTTTATTACTCAGACTTTTATTTCTCAAGCGCTAAATAATAAAAATGTCACGTTTGAGCAATTACCTGAAATCCTGCAACGGTATCACGTAAAAAATAATATCCCTCCAAAAAAAAACTATGACGCCGGCCCTGTGCTCTACCATCTATATCAGGGCCTTCATCCCTGGCCGGGTGTCTGGACGACCATCAAGGTCGGTCCTAATGAAAAGCGGCTCAAACTCCTAGATATGACATTTGAAGATAACACTCCCCAACTCCGCCAAGTACAACTCGAAGGGAAAAGGGCTGTAGAATTTTCAGTATTTAATAAAGCCTATAACTGTTTCTAG